AACTGCACGGCGTAGCGGCGGTTGGCGTCGTCCTCGATGGCCATGACGGCGCCGTCGAGGGTGACGGCGGTCACGGTGAAGCCGCGCACGCCGGGGGTCTTGGCGTGCAGCGAGTGGTAGCGCGCGGCGGTGAACTCACCCGGCAGGCCGTCCAGCATGGAGCTGCCGCCGACACGGCCGACCTTGCCGCGTTTGCCGTGCTCGGGGTAGCCGAGCAGTTCCAGCGTGCCGCCGGCCTGCTCGACCATGGCCTGCAGCCCGAGGCACACCCCGAAGACCGGCAGCCCGCGCTCGTACAGGTCATCGATCAGGCCGGCGCAGCCGAAGTCGGAGGGCCAGCCGGGGCCGGGGGACAGCACGACCAGATCAGGTGCGGCGTCGTCCAGCATGGCGCGCGGGAAGCCGTGCCGCAGGGTGAGCACCTCGGCCCCTTGCTGACGGAAGTAGTCGGCGAGGGTGTTGACGAAGGAGTCCTCGTGGTCGACGAGCAGGACCTTCATGCCCTCCCCCGGCCGCTCGGCCGCCGGCGCGGGGGTCACGGCCGCCGGGGTGCCGACGTCGGCGAGCGCGCCGAGCAGCGCGCTGGCCTTCAGCTCGGTCTCGCGTTCCTCGGCCGCGGGGTCGGAGTCGTACAGCAAGGTGGCGCCGGCGCGCACGGTGGCCACCCCGTCGCGGATCTGCGCGGTGCGCAGGGTGAGCCCGGTGTTCATCGACCCGTCGAACCCGAGGTAGCCGACGGCCCCGCCGTACCAGCGGCGCGCGGTGGCCTCGTGGTCCTCGATGAACTGCATGGCCCAGGTCTTCGGCGCGCCGGTGACGGTCACGGCCCACATGTGGGTGAGGAAGGCGTCGAGCGCGTCGAATCCGGGACGCAGCCGGCCCTCGATGTGGTCGACGGTGTGGATGAGGCGCGAGTACATCTCGATCTGGCGCCTGCCGATGACCTGCACGCTGCCCGGCACGCAGATGCGGGACTTGTCGTTGCGGTCCACGTCGGTGCACATGGTCAGCTCGGACTCCTCCTTGGTGGAGCTGAGCAGCGTGCGGATGGCCTCGGCGTCCTCGACGGGGTTGGCGCCGCGCGCGATGGTGCCGGAGATCGGGCAGGTCTCCACCCGGTCGGCCTGAACGCGCACGTACATCTCGGGTGAGGCCCCCACCAGGTGCTCGCCCTCACCGAGGTTGAACAGGAACTCGTACGGAGCGGGGTTGCTGTGCCGCAGCGAGCGGTAGAACGCCACCGGGTCGGCGCACGGCCCGTGGAACACCTGGCCCGGCACCACCTCGAACAGGTCGCCGCGCTTGAACTTGGCCTTGGCGGCCTCCACGACCTCGGCGTAGCCGCCGGGCCTCGGTCCCGGCGGGATCTCGCCGGGGACGGGGGGAAGCGGCACCGACTCGCCGGTGCGCGGCAGGCCGTGGGTGGAGACGCCGTCGACGGTGAACTCGTAGCGGTACTCCCGGCTGGTCTCCCGCTTGCGGTCGACCACCATGACGCGGTCGGGCAGGTGGAGCACCAGGTCGCGCTGGTCGGCGGCGCGGGTGAGCGCCTGGCGGATCGGCTCGAACTGGAAGGCCAGGTCGTAGCCGAACGCGCCGTACAGGCCGAGGTGCTCGTCCACGCCGGCGAACGCGGCGATCACCTCGCGGATGGCGGTGAAGACGGTGGGCCGCCTGCTGCGCATCTCCTCGGGAAGGATCTCCTCCGACTCCGGCACGTGGACCTCGACCTGGTCGGCGGTCGGCTCGGAGGTGGGCTTGCCCGCGGCGAGCAGGCAGGAGGTGACGACCGGCAGCACGACACGGCCGCGTTCGTTGAGCGCGCGAGCGCCGATGACCCGGCCCCGCGCGACGATCTCGAGCACCGGGTCGGTGTAGGCCAGGTGCCACCGGCTGTACCGGCCGGGGTACTCCATGCCCGAGGAGAGCACGCCGCCGCGATGCTCCCCGAGGGAGGCGACGATCTCATCGAGCACCGTCTCCGGCACGTCGGCCGTCGTCACTTCGACGCCGATGCCTCCGGCGGTGGTATATCCGCTGGTGTCCACCCTGCACTCGCCCTTCTTGATCGCCGATCGTGATGATCATGTGATCGGTGAAGCCCCGGGGCGGGATACGGATGAGGCCGCCCTGCGGGGCGGCCGTCGGAAACATGCGAAGTTCGCGCCGCCTATGAGCAGCGCCACCACTGAGCGGGCGAAACGGATCGCATGTGGGGAATGCTAGCGGCCCCCCGCACAGGATGCCACCGGTTACCGCCGGATCGCGCGCCGTGCCGGGGTCGTGCCGGGGTCGGACACGGCCGGCGGAGTGACACAGGGCGATTCAGGGCAAGCTGTGAGTGACGTCCTTGGCGGCGGCGCGAGTGTAGCAGTAGAATGTTACTCGCGAGTAAAGCGCTGCTTGCGTCGATCGGAGTGATCCTCCGGCCAGAGGGGGCGCGCATGGTTCGGGTTCCTCACAAGGTGCTCGTCCACAGGGACATACAGGTGAAGATGCCTGACGGGGTGGTCCTGCTCGCCGACCGTTACGTTCCGGTCGGAGCGGGTCGCGCGCCGGCGGTGCTGGTCCGCTCGCCGTACGGCAGGCGCGGCATGTTCGGCCTCGCCTACGGCAGGGCCTTCGCACGCCACGGTTTCCAGGTGATCCTGCAGAGCTGCCGCGGCGGATTCGGCTCCGGCGGTGTGGCGGCACCGCTGGACGAACAGGACGACGGCCTCGCCACCATCGAGTGGATGCGGGCCCAGCCGTGGTACGGCGGGAGCTTCGCGCTGCACGGCCCGAGCTACCTCGGCCACGCGCACTGGGGCATCGCCCCCTACGCGGGCCCCGACCTGAAGGCCATGGCCACCCAGGTCACCGCCTCCCAGCTGCGCGACGCCGCCTACGTCGGCGGCTCGTTCGCGCTGGAGGCCACGCTGAGCTGGAGCACGCTGACGGCCATGATGAACGGCCCGCTGAGCGGCGCCGCGGTGTTCTTCGCGCCGCGCCGCACCCGCCGCGCGGTGACGTCGGGCCGGCCGGTCGGCGAGTTCGACGTGCTGGCCGCCGGACGGCGGCTGCCGTTCTACCAGGAGGTGCTCACCCACCACGCCGACCCCGACGCGCCGTTCTGGAAGAAACGCGACCACTCAGGCACCGTCGGCGAGGTGGACGCCGCCGTCACCATGACCGGCGGCTGGTACGACGTCTTCCTGCCGTGGCAGCTGCGTGACTACGCGGCTCTGCGCAAGGCCGGCCGGCGGCCCCACCTGACGATCGGCCCGTGGCACCACGCCGACGTGCGCCACGGCAAGCTCGCCACCTTGGACGCGCTGGCATGGTTCCGTGCGCATCTGCTCGGCGACCCCTCCGACCTGCGGGAAAGCCCGGTGCGGGTGTACGTCACCGGCGTGGGTGAGTGGCGCGACTACGACGACTGGCCGGTGCCTGGCACGCGGGAACGGCGCTGGCACCTGCACGCGGGCCACGGTCTCGGCCTCGACGGCCCCGGCGAGTCGGCACCCGACCGGTTCCGCTTCGACCCGGCCGACCCGACCCCCTTTGCCGGCGGCCCCACCTTGCTCGGCAACTCCGCGCCGCGCGACAACCGCCGCGTGGAGCGCCGCGCCGACGTGCTGGTGTACACCTCGCCGGTGCTGCACGACGACCTCGACGCCATCGGTCCCGTCACCGCGGACCTGTACGTGCGCACCAGCACCGAGCACGCCGACCTGGTGGTCAGGGTCTGCGACGTGCACCCCGACGGCACGTCGCTGAACGTGTGCGAAGGCGTGCGGCGGCTCGCCCCC
The window above is part of the Sphaerisporangium rubeum genome. Proteins encoded here:
- a CDS encoding anthranilate synthase component I, which encodes MDTSGYTTAGGIGVEVTTADVPETVLDEIVASLGEHRGGVLSSGMEYPGRYSRWHLAYTDPVLEIVARGRVIGARALNERGRVVLPVVTSCLLAAGKPTSEPTADQVEVHVPESEEILPEEMRSRRPTVFTAIREVIAAFAGVDEHLGLYGAFGYDLAFQFEPIRQALTRAADQRDLVLHLPDRVMVVDRKRETSREYRYEFTVDGVSTHGLPRTGESVPLPPVPGEIPPGPRPGGYAEVVEAAKAKFKRGDLFEVVPGQVFHGPCADPVAFYRSLRHSNPAPYEFLFNLGEGEHLVGASPEMYVRVQADRVETCPISGTIARGANPVEDAEAIRTLLSSTKEESELTMCTDVDRNDKSRICVPGSVQVIGRRQIEMYSRLIHTVDHIEGRLRPGFDALDAFLTHMWAVTVTGAPKTWAMQFIEDHEATARRWYGGAVGYLGFDGSMNTGLTLRTAQIRDGVATVRAGATLLYDSDPAAEERETELKASALLGALADVGTPAAVTPAPAAERPGEGMKVLLVDHEDSFVNTLADYFRQQGAEVLTLRHGFPRAMLDDAAPDLVVLSPGPGWPSDFGCAGLIDDLYERGLPVFGVCLGLQAMVEQAGGTLELLGYPEHGKRGKVGRVGGSSMLDGLPGEFTAARYHSLHAKTPGVRGFTVTAVTLDGAVMAIEDDANRRYAVQFHPESILTTEGSAGARVVANVLRLCRRAPVTAD
- a CDS encoding CocE/NonD family hydrolase, whose translation is MPDGVVLLADRYVPVGAGRAPAVLVRSPYGRRGMFGLAYGRAFARHGFQVILQSCRGGFGSGGVAAPLDEQDDGLATIEWMRAQPWYGGSFALHGPSYLGHAHWGIAPYAGPDLKAMATQVTASQLRDAAYVGGSFALEATLSWSTLTAMMNGPLSGAAVFFAPRRTRRAVTSGRPVGEFDVLAAGRRLPFYQEVLTHHADPDAPFWKKRDHSGTVGEVDAAVTMTGGWYDVFLPWQLRDYAALRKAGRRPHLTIGPWHHADVRHGKLATLDALAWFRAHLLGDPSDLRESPVRVYVTGVGEWRDYDDWPVPGTRERRWHLHAGHGLGLDGPGESAPDRFRFDPADPTPFAGGPTLLGNSAPRDNRRVERRADVLVYTSPVLHDDLDAIGPVTADLYVRTSTEHADLVVRVCDVHPDGTSLNVCEGVRRLAPGAPAAGEDGVRRAEVELWPIAHRFRRGHRMRVQVAGGAYPRLARNLGTGEPLATGSTSVPVDQEIFHDPVHPSALVLRHLES